From the genome of Colwellia psychrerythraea 34H, one region includes:
- a CDS encoding S-(hydroxymethyl)glutathione dehydrogenase/class III alcohol dehydrogenase has protein sequence MSDKFIKSKAAIAWGPNQPLSIEEVDVMLPREGEVLVKVVASGVCHTDAFTLSGDDPEGIFPVILGHEGGGIVEQIGAGVTSVKVGDHVIPLYTPECGECKFCLSGKTNLCQKIRETQGKGLMPDGTTRFYKDGQPIFHYMGCSTFSEYTVLPEISLAKVNKDAPLEEVCLLGCGVTTGMGAVMNTAKVEEGATVAIFGLGGIGLSAVIGATMAKASRIIAIDINESKFELAKKLGATDFINPKDYDKPIQDVIVEMTDGGVDYSFECIGNVNLMRSALECCHKGWGESVVIGVAGAGQEISTRPFQLVTGRVWRGSAFGGVKGRTELPDYVERYLAGEFKLSDFITHTMPLEDINESFELMHKGESIRSVIHFDK, from the coding sequence ATGTCAGATAAATTTATTAAATCGAAAGCTGCTATTGCTTGGGGTCCTAATCAACCCTTATCCATTGAAGAAGTTGATGTAATGTTACCTCGTGAAGGTGAAGTGTTAGTTAAGGTTGTTGCATCGGGCGTTTGTCATACCGATGCTTTTACCTTATCAGGCGATGATCCTGAAGGTATTTTCCCTGTTATTTTAGGGCACGAAGGTGGTGGTATTGTTGAGCAAATTGGCGCAGGCGTTACTAGCGTTAAAGTTGGCGATCATGTTATCCCGTTATACACACCAGAGTGTGGTGAGTGTAAATTCTGCTTGTCAGGTAAAACAAACCTTTGTCAAAAAATTCGTGAAACTCAGGGTAAAGGTTTAATGCCTGATGGCACCACGCGTTTTTATAAAGACGGTCAACCTATCTTTCATTACATGGGATGTTCAACCTTTTCTGAATACACAGTTCTACCAGAGATCTCTTTAGCTAAAGTCAATAAAGATGCACCGTTAGAAGAAGTTTGTTTGCTTGGTTGTGGTGTTACTACCGGTATGGGCGCGGTCATGAATACGGCGAAAGTTGAAGAAGGTGCAACAGTTGCAATCTTTGGCCTTGGCGGCATTGGTTTATCAGCGGTTATTGGTGCAACTATGGCTAAAGCGAGTCGTATTATTGCCATTGATATTAACGAAAGTAAATTTGAGCTAGCAAAAAAATTAGGCGCAACAGACTTTATTAACCCGAAAGACTATGACAAGCCAATTCAAGATGTGATTGTTGAAATGACTGATGGCGGTGTTGATTATTCTTTTGAATGTATTGGTAACGTAAACCTAATGCGCTCAGCGCTAGAGTGTTGCCATAAAGGCTGGGGAGAATCAGTAGTCATAGGTGTTGCGGGTGCAGGACAAGAAATCTCAACTCGTCCATTCCAGTTAGTGACTGGTCGTGTATGGAGAGGATCTGCATTTGGTGGTGTTAAAGGCCGTACTGAATTACCTGATTACGTAGAACGTTATTTAGCGGGTGAATTCAAATTAAGTGACTTTATTACTCATACTATGCCTCTTGAAGACATTAATGAATCATTTGAATTGATGCATAAAGGCGAAAGTATCCGTTCAGTGATTCATTTTGATAAATAA
- the fghA gene encoding S-formylglutathione hydrolase, translated as MTINHVIENVSVNKSFGGWHKQYSHQSTTLNCTMKFAIYLPPKVSDGEKVPVLYWLSGLTCTDENFMQKSGVQRMAAELGIAIVAPDTSPRGEQVANDEGYDLGQGAGFYVNATQAPWNRHYQMYDYVVNELPQLIESMFPVSDKRAISGHSMGGHGALTIGMLNPKRYSSMSAFSPICNPINAPWGKKAFTTYLGKDKATWLNHDASELMRRATQFIPAKVDQGGADDFLTEQLQPETLEAAAKASGYPLSLCIREGYDHSYYFISSFIEDHLRFHAEHLNK; from the coding sequence ATGACAATTAACCATGTAATTGAAAACGTAAGTGTAAACAAAAGTTTTGGTGGATGGCATAAGCAATATAGCCATCAATCCACCACGTTAAATTGTACGATGAAATTTGCAATTTACTTACCACCTAAGGTATCAGACGGGGAAAAAGTACCGGTATTGTATTGGCTTTCTGGCTTAACGTGCACCGATGAAAACTTTATGCAAAAATCGGGCGTTCAGCGTATGGCTGCAGAGCTTGGCATTGCCATTGTTGCGCCAGATACCAGCCCACGTGGAGAGCAGGTAGCTAATGATGAAGGTTATGATTTAGGGCAGGGCGCAGGCTTTTATGTTAATGCAACTCAAGCACCTTGGAATCGTCATTACCAGATGTACGATTATGTGGTGAATGAACTACCGCAGCTAATTGAATCCATGTTTCCTGTCTCAGATAAACGAGCAATTTCCGGGCATTCTATGGGAGGACATGGCGCACTGACTATTGGCATGTTAAATCCAAAGCGTTATAGCTCAATGTCTGCGTTTAGTCCTATCTGCAATCCGATAAACGCTCCTTGGGGCAAAAAAGCGTTCACTACTTATTTGGGTAAAGATAAAGCCACTTGGCTTAATCACGATGCAAGTGAGTTAATGCGACGAGCAACACAGTTTATTCCAGCTAAAGTTGATCAGGGAGGCGCTGATGATTTTCTCACAGAGCAGCTTCAACCTGAAACGTTAGAAGCTGCAGCTAAAGCCAGTGGTTATCCTTTGTCATTGTGTATTCGTGAAGGTTATGACCACAGTTACTATTTTATTTCATCATTTATTGAAGATCATCTGCGCTTTCATGCAGAACACCTCAATAAGTAG
- a CDS encoding GGDEF domain-containing protein, translating to MSFEDEYQVTSEFSDRTNDFLSSHLISPTPVNYSVIYLHISNENEMLSAAINKKLKQGVLITADFMADLFERYVSLTEQIENTVLAPFEKTLSKTLEQITKQVSNEDKAAINLEKLDKILAKTKTTTSMDNIVSYLFNTINSTKAQHEELSQKLTTTQQEINQLKDKLASSRQEALVDSLTGLLNRRGCDEKLQNLSHADTHSSLAIDIDHFKKVNDTFGHFIGDKVIQRIAKTIQSHIGEQDLAVRFGGEEFVVVMTNTPLAEAKNIAEKIRIGISKMRLKQRDTNTFLPPISVSIGIAQNDNISEWTTLFEQADTALYQAKNSGRNCCICA from the coding sequence ATGTCCTTTGAAGATGAGTATCAAGTAACGTCTGAATTCAGCGATCGTACCAATGACTTCCTCTCTAGCCATTTAATTTCCCCAACACCAGTAAATTATTCAGTCATTTATCTCCATATCAGTAATGAAAACGAAATGTTATCTGCTGCTATCAATAAAAAACTGAAACAGGGAGTATTAATCACCGCAGATTTCATGGCTGATTTATTTGAACGTTATGTATCTCTTACAGAGCAAATTGAAAATACGGTATTAGCCCCTTTTGAAAAAACCTTAAGTAAAACACTAGAACAAATTACTAAACAGGTAAGTAATGAAGATAAAGCGGCAATTAATTTAGAGAAGTTAGATAAAATTTTAGCTAAGACTAAAACTACTACCTCAATGGACAATATTGTTAGTTATCTTTTTAATACGATAAATAGCACTAAAGCTCAACATGAAGAGCTGTCTCAAAAGTTGACCACGACTCAACAAGAAATTAATCAATTAAAAGACAAACTAGCTTCATCAAGACAAGAAGCTTTAGTTGACTCTTTAACCGGTTTATTGAATCGTCGTGGCTGTGATGAGAAATTACAAAACTTATCTCACGCCGATACTCATTCCTCTTTAGCCATTGATATTGATCATTTTAAAAAGGTTAATGACACCTTTGGCCACTTTATTGGGGACAAAGTTATTCAGCGTATAGCAAAAACCATTCAAAGCCATATTGGTGAGCAAGATCTCGCGGTACGTTTTGGTGGTGAAGAGTTTGTGGTGGTAATGACTAACACTCCCCTTGCAGAGGCAAAAAACATTGCTGAGAAAATACGTATTGGTATCTCTAAAATGCGATTAAAGCAAAGAGATACCAATACCTTTTTACCCCCAATTTCAGTGTCTATTGGTATTGCTCAAAATGATAACATTTCAGAGTGGACCACTCTGTTTGAACAAGCAGATACTGCGCTTTATCAAGCTAAAAACTCCGGACGCAACTGCTGTATTTGTGCGTAG
- a CDS encoding cupin domain-containing protein, giving the protein MLNMNFDEQVFINTQEQPWVASPKAGVWRKPLAREDAERGHATSLVKFDPGASFTEHDHPLGEEILVLSGTFSDHTGDYHAGSYFRNPEGFRHAPFSKDGCILLVKLHQFQSGDNEHVVIDTANKSWSPGMGNLMVMPLHSFEGESTALVKWPKDERFQPHKHFGGEEIFVISGEFIDEHGRYPEGSWIRSPHLSEHFPYVEQETIILVKVGHL; this is encoded by the coding sequence ATGCTCAATATGAACTTCGATGAACAAGTATTTATTAATACACAGGAACAACCTTGGGTAGCAAGTCCTAAAGCCGGTGTTTGGCGTAAGCCTTTAGCCAGAGAAGATGCAGAAAGAGGTCATGCAACGAGCTTGGTAAAATTTGATCCCGGCGCTAGCTTTACTGAACATGATCACCCGCTAGGCGAAGAGATCCTTGTCCTCTCAGGCACCTTTTCTGATCACACTGGCGATTATCATGCAGGCAGCTACTTTCGAAACCCTGAAGGATTTCGTCATGCACCTTTTAGTAAAGATGGCTGTATATTATTAGTAAAACTTCACCAATTTCAATCCGGTGATAATGAACATGTTGTCATCGATACCGCTAATAAAAGCTGGTCACCGGGCATGGGTAATTTAATGGTTATGCCGTTGCATAGCTTTGAAGGAGAATCAACCGCACTTGTTAAATGGCCTAAAGATGAGCGATTTCAGCCTCATAAGCATTTTGGGGGTGAAGAAATATTTGTCATTAGTGGCGAATTTATAGATGAGCATGGTCGCTATCCAGAAGGTTCTTGGATTCGTAGCCCTCACCTGAGCGAGCACTTTCCGTATGTAGAACAGGAAACGATTATATTGGTTAAGGTGGGCCATCTATAA
- a CDS encoding winged helix-turn-helix transcriptional regulator: MNNKLITFSRKSAPEKSARMVETIVGCKWSLTVYNLLNNDIHRPGEMVRSVEGLTTKVLNACLKRNIEFGILEREMFNEIPPRVEYKVTTFGHKFIKILTELEKLQAEIDDSNL; the protein is encoded by the coding sequence ATGAATAATAAGCTTATAACATTTTCTAGAAAGTCAGCTCCTGAAAAATCTGCTCGTATGGTTGAAACCATTGTTGGTTGTAAATGGTCACTCACCGTATATAACTTGCTCAATAATGACATACATCGACCGGGGGAAATGGTGAGGAGTGTCGAAGGTTTAACCACCAAAGTGCTGAATGCATGTTTAAAGCGCAATATAGAGTTTGGTATTCTCGAACGAGAAATGTTTAATGAGATCCCACCTAGAGTTGAATATAAAGTCACTACTTTTGGTCATAAATTTATCAAAATATTAACTGAGTTAGAAAAGCTGCAAGCAGAAATAGATGACAGTAATTTATAA
- a CDS encoding SDR family NAD(P)-dependent oxidoreductase: MNFTHQGKAIIIGGSSGMGLATAKLLVKHNVEVIIVGRNAEKLELALTQLNETGKASAIQADLYQTEDLEKLLSYINQEDVHLSYLVNAAGYFSPKAFLAHEGDDYNTYMDLNRATFFIAQAVAENMKKQGGGNIVNIGSMWGQQAIKATPSSAYSMAKAGLHALTQHMAMELAEDNIRVNAVSPAVVKTPIYHSFIDPSTLDEALAGFNEFHPIGRIGTADDVANTIGFLLSSDTSWVTGAIWDIDGGVMAGRN; encoded by the coding sequence ATGAATTTTACCCATCAAGGAAAAGCAATAATTATTGGTGGCTCAAGCGGTATGGGCTTAGCAACAGCAAAACTATTAGTTAAACATAATGTCGAGGTTATTATTGTCGGGCGTAATGCTGAAAAACTTGAACTAGCATTAACCCAACTTAACGAGACTGGAAAAGCATCGGCGATTCAAGCGGATCTTTATCAAACCGAGGATTTAGAAAAATTGCTGTCGTATATTAATCAAGAGGATGTTCATTTAAGTTATTTGGTGAATGCCGCTGGATATTTTAGTCCTAAAGCATTTTTAGCGCATGAAGGTGATGATTATAATACCTACATGGATCTCAACAGAGCGACATTCTTTATTGCTCAAGCCGTTGCTGAAAATATGAAAAAACAGGGCGGTGGTAACATTGTAAATATCGGTTCAATGTGGGGACAACAAGCGATTAAAGCGACACCATCTTCGGCTTATTCTATGGCAAAGGCTGGTTTACACGCGTTAACTCAACATATGGCAATGGAACTAGCAGAAGATAATATTCGTGTTAATGCGGTATCTCCAGCGGTAGTAAAAACACCTATCTATCACTCTTTTATTGACCCTAGTACATTAGATGAAGCTCTGGCTGGATTTAACGAATTCCACCCAATTGGAAGAATAGGTACTGCGGATGATGTGGCTAATACTATCGGCTTTTTATTATCATCGGATACTTCTTGGGTAACAGGGGCTATTTGGGATATTGATGGTGGTGTTATGGCGGGGCGTAATTAA
- a CDS encoding dihydrolipoyl dehydrogenase — MKVINVDVAIIGTGTAGMGAYRAAKKHTDKVVLIEGGAYGTTCARVGCMPSKLLIAAADASYHASQTDLFGIQVDRISVNGKAVMKRIQTERDRFVGFVVESVESFDEQDKIRGFAKFLDEHTLQVDDHSQVIAKRIVIATGSRPNYPEFLAAAGSRLLTNDNLFELNDLPKSVAVFGPGVIGLELGQALSRLGVIVKVFGRSGSVANLQDEEMKRYAEKTFNEEFYFDAKARVISTIEKEDAVEVIYFDKSGQKTTESFQYVLAATGRKANVDKLGLENTSIELDKKNSPLFDELTLQTSVDHIFVAGDANNTLTLLHEAADDGKVAGTNAGAYPVIAQGQRRAPLSVVFTEPQVASVGLSLRQIEDLYADQDAANYVVGQVSFEGQGRSRVMGKNKGLLNVYADRTSGEFLGAEMFGPAAEHIGHLLAWARQQQMTVQAMLTMPFYHPVIEEGLRTALRDAQQKLAIEKHDMNEFIMTHDNAMKLVI, encoded by the coding sequence ATGAAAGTAATCAATGTTGATGTTGCCATTATTGGTACAGGCACTGCAGGAATGGGCGCTTATCGCGCCGCAAAAAAACATACTGACAAGGTAGTTTTAATTGAAGGCGGAGCTTACGGTACTACTTGTGCTCGCGTTGGTTGCATGCCTAGTAAATTATTAATTGCAGCGGCAGATGCGTCTTATCACGCCAGTCAAACAGACCTTTTTGGCATTCAAGTTGACCGTATTAGCGTTAATGGTAAAGCGGTAATGAAGCGCATACAAACTGAGCGAGACCGTTTTGTCGGCTTTGTGGTTGAGTCAGTAGAAAGCTTCGATGAACAAGATAAAATTCGCGGCTTTGCTAAGTTTCTAGATGAGCACACCTTACAGGTAGATGATCACAGCCAAGTAATCGCAAAACGGATTGTCATCGCTACAGGCTCTCGTCCTAATTACCCTGAGTTTTTGGCTGCTGCCGGAAGCCGTTTATTAACCAATGATAATTTATTTGAACTGAACGATTTACCAAAGTCTGTCGCAGTATTTGGTCCGGGTGTTATAGGGCTAGAATTAGGTCAGGCCTTAAGTCGATTAGGCGTAATCGTTAAAGTATTTGGCCGAAGTGGCTCTGTTGCAAATTTGCAAGACGAAGAAATGAAACGCTACGCTGAGAAAACCTTTAATGAAGAGTTTTATTTTGATGCTAAAGCACGCGTCATTAGTACCATAGAAAAAGAGGATGCTGTTGAAGTAATCTACTTCGACAAATCAGGGCAAAAAACGACTGAGTCATTCCAGTATGTATTAGCTGCAACCGGTCGTAAAGCGAATGTAGATAAACTAGGACTAGAAAATACTAGCATTGAACTTGATAAAAAGAATAGCCCACTATTTGATGAATTGACTCTGCAAACGTCAGTTGATCATATTTTTGTCGCGGGAGATGCCAACAATACCTTAACGCTACTACATGAAGCCGCCGATGATGGAAAAGTGGCAGGAACCAATGCAGGAGCATACCCAGTTATCGCTCAAGGACAAAGACGTGCTCCATTATCCGTTGTGTTTACTGAACCACAAGTTGCCAGTGTCGGTTTATCATTGCGACAAATAGAGGATTTATATGCCGATCAAGATGCCGCAAATTATGTGGTTGGCCAAGTCAGTTTTGAAGGACAAGGTCGAAGTCGCGTTATGGGTAAAAATAAAGGTTTATTAAATGTTTACGCGGATCGAACTTCAGGTGAATTTTTAGGCGCTGAAATGTTTGGCCCTGCTGCTGAGCATATTGGCCACTTACTCGCCTGGGCAAGACAACAACAGATGACGGTTCAAGCGATGCTTACCATGCCTTTTTATCATCCGGTAATTGAGGAAGGTTTACGCACTGCACTTAGAGATGCACAGCAAAAATTAGCTATTGAGAAACATGACATGAATGAGTTTATCATGACACATGACAATGCAATGAAGTTGGTCATATAA
- a CDS encoding glutathione S-transferase N-terminal domain-containing protein: MTLSAIQPNDMALYHYDSCPFCAKTRHAINELDLNIELRNIQKNHQHRIELQQGGNKTQVPCLRIGQSNGKAQWLYESGDIINFLRNRK, from the coding sequence ATGACTTTATCAGCAATACAGCCAAACGACATGGCACTTTATCATTATGACAGCTGTCCTTTTTGCGCTAAAACACGCCATGCAATAAATGAACTTGATCTCAATATTGAACTACGAAATATTCAAAAAAACCATCAGCACCGCATTGAACTGCAACAAGGGGGTAATAAAACACAAGTACCTTGTTTACGTATAGGACAATCAAACGGTAAAGCGCAATGGTTATATGAATCCGGTGACATTATTAACTTTTTACGCAATAGAAAATAA
- a CDS encoding alpha/beta fold hydrolase, with protein sequence MKNLTKSIVKNRRFSNYLMATASVLLLGFTSMSHVEAAQTLHKTIKVQNQEIFYREAGQEHKKTIVLLHGFPTSSHMYRDLIPKLSETYHVIAPDYPGFGNSSMPALGDFEYSFDNLAKITDAFLTKVGAEEYTMYVMDYGAPIGFRIAAAHPERVQGLIIQNGNAYDEGLRDFWDPIKAYWKDKTPENAKVLKDNLLTIGATEWQYTNGTRNKETISPDNWIVDQAKLDRPGNKEIQLELFYSYGTNPALYPEWQEYFREHQPPTLLMWGKGDYIFPEEGAHPYKRDLKNLDFNILDTGHFALEEDGDVIANHILKFMKNNN encoded by the coding sequence ATGAAAAATTTAACAAAATCGATAGTAAAAAACAGACGTTTTAGCAATTATCTTATGGCAACCGCTAGCGTATTATTACTAGGTTTCACCTCAATGAGTCATGTGGAAGCAGCACAAACCTTACACAAAACCATTAAAGTACAAAACCAAGAAATTTTTTACCGTGAAGCAGGTCAAGAACACAAGAAAACTATTGTGTTATTACATGGCTTTCCAACGTCGTCACATATGTACCGTGACTTAATCCCTAAATTGTCAGAAACATATCACGTTATTGCTCCAGATTACCCAGGTTTTGGTAACAGCTCTATGCCAGCGCTTGGTGATTTTGAATACAGCTTTGACAATTTAGCTAAGATTACCGATGCCTTTTTAACCAAAGTAGGCGCTGAAGAATATACCATGTATGTTATGGATTATGGCGCTCCAATCGGATTTCGAATAGCCGCGGCTCATCCGGAGCGTGTCCAAGGTTTGATCATACAAAATGGCAATGCTTACGATGAAGGATTACGTGACTTTTGGGACCCTATTAAAGCCTATTGGAAAGATAAAACACCTGAAAATGCCAAAGTACTTAAAGATAACCTGTTAACTATTGGTGCAACAGAGTGGCAATATACTAATGGTACTCGCAATAAAGAAACCATTAGCCCTGATAACTGGATAGTAGATCAAGCTAAATTAGACCGCCCAGGCAATAAAGAGATCCAATTAGAATTGTTTTATTCTTACGGCACTAATCCAGCACTTTATCCAGAATGGCAAGAGTACTTTAGAGAGCACCAACCGCCAACGTTATTAATGTGGGGTAAAGGTGACTATATTTTCCCTGAAGAAGGTGCACATCCATATAAACGTGATTTAAAAAACCTAGATTTTAATATCTTAGATACAGGTCACTTTGCCTTAGAAGAAGACGGTGATGTTATTGCCAATCACATCCTTAAGTTCATGAAAAATAATAACTAG
- a CDS encoding glutaredoxin domain-containing protein produces the protein MAKIEIYTRPGCGYCTHAKRLLTNKGLDYVEYDVYENPMYIQELQQRTTGRTYPQIFIEELSVGGFTELLENEQFNLLKK, from the coding sequence ATGGCAAAGATAGAGATATATACCCGACCTGGCTGTGGTTACTGTACTCACGCTAAACGGTTATTAACCAATAAAGGGTTGGATTATGTTGAATACGATGTTTATGAAAACCCAATGTACATACAAGAGTTACAGCAAAGAACAACGGGCAGAACCTACCCTCAGATATTTATCGAAGAGTTATCGGTGGGTGGTTTTACTGAATTACTAGAAAATGAACAATTTAACTTACTAAAAAAATAG
- a CDS encoding LysR family transcriptional regulator: MDTLDGLKTVVAVVETNSFTAASDRLGISKALVSKYVGEVENQLGIRLFNRTTRQLALTDSGRRYYEEAIILLEQFSAMVDNVTGEQTAPRGLLRISAPVTFGEMRLAPLLPKFIALYPDLTVELVLTNGAIDMLEEGIDVRLRIGGVDDSNMIARHLTNFPLVLSASPNYAQTQGLPTTPEQLGEHHCIIDSNFRIGKQWPFISPKGRAETINVQSGLAVNSPQAVREIAIADGGIAMTPNFIVEDALADGRLLRVMPEYTTLEFGLFAIYPHRKYVARKVRCFIDFVLEQFSKK, from the coding sequence ATGGATACGTTAGATGGATTAAAAACAGTGGTAGCAGTCGTTGAAACAAACTCATTTACGGCGGCAAGTGACAGGCTAGGGATCTCAAAAGCGTTAGTAAGTAAGTACGTAGGTGAGGTTGAAAACCAATTAGGAATTAGACTCTTTAATCGCACAACCAGGCAGTTGGCATTAACTGACTCCGGCCGACGTTATTATGAAGAAGCAATCATATTACTTGAGCAGTTTAGCGCTATGGTAGATAACGTCACCGGTGAGCAGACCGCACCACGGGGTTTATTACGAATTAGCGCACCGGTAACTTTTGGTGAAATGAGGTTAGCACCTTTATTACCAAAGTTTATTGCCTTATATCCTGACTTAACCGTTGAGTTAGTGCTAACCAATGGTGCGATAGACATGCTGGAAGAGGGGATTGATGTGCGTTTACGTATTGGCGGTGTAGATGACTCCAACATGATAGCAAGGCATTTAACTAATTTTCCTCTGGTATTGTCGGCATCACCAAATTACGCTCAAACGCAAGGTTTACCTACAACGCCCGAACAGCTTGGAGAACACCATTGTATTATTGATAGTAATTTTAGGATTGGGAAACAATGGCCGTTTATTTCGCCAAAGGGGCGAGCAGAAACTATTAATGTTCAGTCTGGCTTAGCGGTAAATAGCCCGCAAGCCGTTAGGGAAATAGCCATCGCTGATGGTGGGATTGCGATGACACCTAACTTTATTGTCGAAGACGCATTAGCTGATGGCAGGCTGTTAAGAGTAATGCCAGAATACACCACGCTGGAGTTTGGTCTTTTTGCTATTTACCCACACCGGAAGTATGTGGCTAGAAAAGTACGTTGTTTTATCGACTTTGTCTTAGAGCAGTTCTCCAAAAAATAG
- a CDS encoding lipid A deacylase LpxR family protein, which yields MKKIHFEFHSVGTFVNVVVICLAIIMGSVAVAEEYNTGSISLSLDNDGFLGSDRGYTNGLFFKFNSNSTVDIEQSSPLLLKTVGSWLPLHHQTNKGWGITLGQQIWTPTDLESPVEGENDRPYTGFLFIEANIFEFSADTANKYSLMLGAVGPDAFGENSQKSVHSLIGSPKPMGWARQIENQTVFNFSYEGQRLLTRAPGWLGKDYDSGFSGRVNVGNYQSEIALGSTIRWGTSLHESFASVGVMPGNYIDVSVLSKSRSGQFYYLAVEGRYRFQDITIDGARPKHLFDVHTEHWQATISTGAVYYQESWGLAFSIITSSPDYKEDLRKYNSTASLEVFWRA from the coding sequence ATGAAAAAAATACATTTTGAGTTTCATTCAGTAGGTACTTTCGTCAATGTTGTTGTTATTTGTTTGGCAATAATTATGGGAAGTGTCGCTGTTGCAGAAGAATACAATACTGGCAGTATCAGCCTAAGCCTTGATAACGATGGCTTTCTTGGCTCTGATAGAGGATACACCAATGGACTATTTTTCAAATTCAATTCAAACAGTACCGTTGATATAGAGCAGAGCTCCCCGTTGCTGCTTAAAACCGTTGGTAGTTGGTTACCCTTACATCATCAGACCAACAAAGGTTGGGGTATCACTCTTGGTCAACAAATATGGACGCCGACCGACTTAGAATCTCCTGTTGAAGGAGAAAACGATAGACCCTACACCGGATTTTTGTTTATTGAAGCGAATATTTTTGAATTTTCAGCGGATACAGCCAATAAATACAGCTTGATGCTTGGGGCCGTAGGTCCTGATGCTTTTGGTGAGAATTCACAAAAGTCTGTTCACAGTTTAATAGGCTCACCAAAACCTATGGGTTGGGCTAGACAAATTGAAAATCAAACAGTGTTTAACTTTTCTTATGAAGGCCAAAGATTGTTGACTAGAGCACCAGGTTGGCTTGGTAAAGACTACGATAGCGGCTTCTCAGGTAGAGTTAATGTTGGTAATTATCAAAGTGAAATTGCATTGGGTAGTACCATTAGATGGGGCACTTCTTTACATGAAAGTTTCGCCAGTGTTGGGGTTATGCCAGGCAATTACATTGACGTCAGTGTTTTGTCAAAAAGTCGCTCCGGACAATTTTACTATCTTGCAGTAGAAGGGAGATATAGATTTCAAGACATTACTATTGATGGCGCGCGCCCTAAGCATTTATTTGATGTGCATACTGAACATTGGCAAGCCACGATATCTACCGGTGCCGTTTATTATCAAGAATCATGGGGATTAGCTTTTAGTATTATTACCAGTTCTCCTGACTATAAAGAAGACCTACGTAAGTACAATTCTACCGCGTCGCTTGAAGTATTCTGGCGTGCTTAA
- a CDS encoding HdeD family acid-resistance protein, producing the protein MTDIVPHSEDTSETKPEVMPKVTRETSAQRINLAFIKNTKAVGIVMIIIGILGILVPNLIGLAFNTYVGGIFLISAIALAFNAWQYKTQDMSLWFKPFILMALALIIFTHPAIILSVLGLLIAIYFLISGFSAVVVSFGLNSSAKFFSLLSGVISFILGVIVLTNWPFASAWVIGLIIGVTFLFDGIALLSISNQLKKTHS; encoded by the coding sequence ATGACAGACATAGTTCCTCACTCAGAAGATACGTCAGAAACTAAGCCAGAAGTAATGCCAAAAGTAACTCGTGAAACATCAGCTCAGCGGATCAATCTCGCTTTTATAAAAAATACCAAAGCGGTTGGTATAGTGATGATCATTATTGGCATTTTAGGTATTTTAGTACCTAATTTGATTGGTTTGGCATTTAATACTTATGTTGGCGGTATATTCTTAATATCAGCAATCGCACTGGCTTTTAATGCTTGGCAATATAAAACACAAGATATGTCTTTATGGTTTAAGCCCTTTATTTTAATGGCTTTGGCACTGATTATTTTTACTCATCCAGCCATCATTCTTAGTGTGTTAGGTTTGTTAATTGCGATTTACTTTTTAATTAGTGGTTTTAGTGCCGTTGTGGTTTCTTTTGGACTTAATTCATCAGCCAAATTTTTCAGTCTGTTAAGTGGTGTAATTTCTTTCATTCTAGGCGTAATTGTACTGACTAATTGGCCCTTTGCTAGTGCTTGGGTTATTGGGCTTATTATTGGCGTGACTTTTTTATTTGATGGAATAGCTTTATTAAGTATTTCTAATCAATTAAAGAAAACTCATTCCTAG